Proteins encoded together in one Diabrotica undecimpunctata isolate CICGRU chromosome 3, icDiaUnde3, whole genome shotgun sequence window:
- the LOC140435743 gene encoding uncharacterized protein, whose amino-acid sequence MFGGDETDEDYVEEQLSDSNSEQSDNEDEIVDEAVRNIPSLLGKNGHRWSTQAPARQGRTRRKNIVIHLPGPKGEASTVQSPEQSWNLLFNEQIIDVIVLHSNEEVIRKCNDIRQQSYTRPATRTEVKAFIGLLFLAGALRVSNCNLDDLWSVKFGNGVFRRRCHSSDSNL is encoded by the coding sequence ATGTTTGGAGGGGACGAGACTGATGAAGATTACGTTGAAGAGCAACTGTCAGACAGCAACAGTGAACAAAGCGACAATGAAGACGAAATAGTGGATGAAGCAGTTAGAAATATTCCTAGTTTACTGGGGAAAAATGGTCATCGGTGGAGCACACAAGCACCAGCAAGACAGGGTCGTACAAGACGAAAAAACATTGTAATACATTTACCTGGCCCCAAAGGAGAAGCGAGCACAGTTCAATCTCCTGAACAATCTTGGAATTTGTTGTTCAACGAACAAATAATAgatgttattgttttgcactcaaatGAAGAAGTCATTCGTAAATGCAATGATATTAGACAGCAGAGTTACACAAGACCAGCAACTAGAACAGAAGTGAAGGCTTTCATTGGGCTGTTATTTTTAGCAGGTGCATTACGAGTATCTAACTGTAACTTAGATGACCTTTGGTCAGTAAAATTTGGAAATGGAGTATTTCGGCGACGATGTCACAGCAGTGATTCCAATTTATAG